A part of Entelurus aequoreus isolate RoL-2023_Sb linkage group LG10, RoL_Eaeq_v1.1, whole genome shotgun sequence genomic DNA contains:
- the gpr184 gene encoding G protein-coupled receptor 184 gives MSECQIEKCSANATMASNRTACVKITDSTVSDLLMTTYIVAFILGLTFNVLTVSPIWQQVRKENVLGIFLLSLSLSDMLFVLTLPLWINYYHQDHHWKLGVTSCSVVGFFYYSNMYISILLLCCISVDRCLVVTYPLRSKTHRTSSCAWAQCAAVFVAVMALHVFVLVNDNLADAHDDAYNNDRCYETYPMQERIALFNLVRVGAGFLIPLLVLAVSYWRVLATVAQSPGLNAQVKRKVRLLCFGVIGIFSLCFAPYHVLLLVRSLVFYTHDHAGYCQFEQKMHFAFSCTLALSSLNCVMDPVLYMLASNGVQEKVKMCCNRHKRTEAEECALADHRRGKTNNNLI, from the exons ATGTCAGAATGCCAGATTGAAAAAt GCTCGGCGAACGCCACGATGGCGTCCAACAGGACGGCGTGCGTTAAGATAACCGACAGCACCGTCAGCGACCTCCTGATGACCACATACATCGTGGCCTTCATCTTGGGCTTGACCTTCAACGTCCTCACCGTGAGTCCCATCTGGCAACAGGTGCGCAAGGAAAACGTGCTGGGCATCTTCCTGCTGAGCCTGTCGCTGTCGGACATGTTGTTCGTCCTCACCTTGCCGCTGTGGATCAACTACTACCACCAGGACCACCACTGGAAGCTGGGCGTCACGTCCTGCAGCGTCGTGGGCTTCTTCTACTACTCCAACATGTACATCAGCATCCTCCTGCTCTGCTGCATCTCCGTGGACCGCTGCCTGGTGGTCACCTACCCGCTGCGCTCCAAGACCCACCGGACGTCAAGCTGCGCCTGGGCCCAGTGCGCCGCCGTCTTCGTGGCGGTGATGGCGCTGCACGTTTTCGTGCTGGTCAACGACAACCTCGCCGACGCCCACGACGACGCGTACAACAACGACAGGTGTTACGAGACCTACCCCATGCAGGAGCGTATCGCCTTATTCAACCTGGTGCGCGTGGGCGCGGGCTTCTTGATCCCCCTGCTGGTGTTGGCCGTCAGTTACTGGAGGGTGCTCGCCACCGTGGCGCAGAGTCCCGGCTTGAACGCGCAGGTCAAGAGAAAAGTCCGCCTTCTCTGTTTCGGCGTGATCGGCATCTTCTCCTTGTGCTTCGCGCCGTACCACGTTCTCCTCCTGGTGCGCTCGCTCGTCTTCTACACCCACGACCACGCCGGTTACTGCCAGTTCGAGCAGAAGATGCACTTTGCTTTCTCCTGCACGCTGGCCTTGTCGAGCCTGAACTGCGTGATGGACCCCGTGCTCTACATGCTGGCCAGCAACGGCGTGCAGGAGAAGGTGAAAATGTGCTGCAACCGGCATAAAAGGACAGAAGCGGAAGAGTGCGCTCTGGCCGACCACCGCCGAGGAAAGACCAACAACAATTTAATCTGA